NNNNNNNNNNNNNNNNNNNNNNNNNNNNNNNNNNNNNNNNNNNNNNNNNNNNNNNNNNNNNNNNNNNNNNNNNNNNNNNNNNNNNNNNNNNNNNNNNNNNNNNNNNNNNNNNNNNNNNNNNNNNNNNNNNNNNNNNNNNNNNNNNNNNNNNNNNNNNNNNNNNNNNNNNNNNNNNNNNNNNNNNNNNNNNNNNNNNNNNNNNNNNNNNNNNNNNNNNNNNNNNNNNNNNNNNNNNNNNNNNNNNNNNNNNNNNNNNNNNNNNNNNNNNNNNNNNNNNNNNNNNNNNNNNNNNNNNNNNNNNNNNNNNNNNNNNNNNNNNNNNNNNNNNNNNNNNNNNNNNNNNNNNNNNNNNNNNNNNNNNNNNNNNNNNNNNNNNNNNNNNNNNNNNNNNNNNNNNNNNNNNNNNNNNNNNNNNNNNNNNNNNNNNNNNNNNNNNNNNNNNNNNNNNNNNNNNNNNNNNNNNNNNNNNNNNNNNNNNNNNNNNNNNNNNNNNNNNNNNNNNNNNNNNNNNNNNNNNNNNNNNNNNNNNNNNNNNNNNNNNNNNNNNNNNNNNNNNNNNNNNNNNNNNNNNNNNNNNNNNNNNNNNNNNNNNNNNNNNNATCTTCAGTCTGCTGTGGTACAGTACGTGTATCTATGGTTCTTCTGGTTGGAAATTTACTGACTGGATCCTTGAagacatttttcttcctctcaggcTGCTTATGATCAGTTAGTTGAATCCTCCATTATCAGTTTATCTTCTTTGTTGAGTCTCTTAGATGCTAACAGGCCGTCTGTTACCTGATAGGAGCCGTACGTGTTGGTGACTCGAGGAAACGCCTGCAGGGCCGGAGTGACGGGGTTGGAGAGGACGAAGGGACCGGAGGCGGGGCCGTCTTCCTGCGTCTGAGGGAGGACACAggggacacacagagagacagacataatggagacagagacaagggATCAAACTGCTGATCTGTCCTATCGTTACCACAAACCTGggagaggagacacattttattatttttcccttATGTCATATCCGacaatctaaaaataaaaaaattataataatattaacagaaCATGATCATGTCAATATTTGATGTGTTGCAAAGATATTTAATGACGTTATCATGCTAACCAGCCCTAGACTCTCTTGTCATGTaatcaaacactgtgtgtgtgtgtctgtgtgtagtgtgCGTGTCTCTCACCATGTCAGACTCCAGGCAGGACACCAGCTGTCGGACACACGGTTCCAGACAGTTCTGGTTCCTCTTCACCTTCTGAAGAGACGTGTCCGTCAGGATCTGATCAGAGACAATCACACGTCTGAactcagggtcaaaggtcaacttctGATTATATCTGTTTATTCTGGAGATGAGTAAAAACATCCAGATGAGAACTGGAATATTGATGAACAATTATTGATTAGTTTGAGTAACATTTTCTCACAGCAGACATGTTGAACTGTCAAACTCAgaaacaaccaatcacaagaGAACATGTTAATAACATACATGAAGTCATCATCACATTCCAGCATGTTGTATCAGAATCGTGTTTTCAAAGTGTGCTGTGTTCAGGAACCTTCTGGATCTTGGTCCTCATGGCGGAGGGGATGGTGGTCGGCGAGACGAACTGGAAGGTTGGGGCAGCGTTGTTGGGATACTGGGCGGGAAACTTCACCACCAGGTGAACCTGATGGCTGCCGAAGTGAGCCGACACCACACAGCTGCAGTTCACCGCGTCCATCTGCCACAAAAGAACATAAAGGTTTCTGTCTGATCGCACCAGGTCCCAGACGGACTTCACCACAGAGCACGGACGAGCAGCTCGTTAGAATGAGATTTCATGTGAAACAGACACTGTGAGATATGAAGAATCTACAGCTGCAGAGTCCAGATACTGATACAAGGCTTGAATCAAATGAATTAACTGATTTAACTGATTTAACAACAACTTTTCTCTGATGAAACACAAACGTCTGTGAGATGTTGCGGTCTCACCTCCACGTTGACGTTTCTGATCTGCAGGTTGACCAGAGAGAACTCCTGCTGCAGCGTCTGAGGGAGACCTGAACCCAGCACCGAGTCCTGACGAGCTCCGGAGCCCAGAGAGGCGCCCGAGGTCTGAGCGCACATAAATTCAGTTACCTCTGGGGATGAGGCTTGATCTGGTTCATGGTttgattcatattttcacagtttgaacATTAAAAATCGAAACCTCTGTGATGTTTGTTGAACACATGGTGGCGCTGTGGTTCTAAATGTGGGTGAATGGTAAAGAAGTGAACTTTGATCAGACTCATTAAACAGATGTGTCAGTGAACGCCTCGTTGTCTCACCCTGCAggtttccagctgcagcagcgatgCTGTGTTGACTCTCTGGCTCCTGAGAGGACAAAGACTTCTCTGACTCCACCGTCAGAGACATGTCCTCCATCTGGTCCTCAACCacatcactgacacacagctgcacaacaacaacaacaacaatcatcaGGACAACGTGAGGACAACAGGTCCAGGAACTCGTCTCTCTGAACACTGACCCTCTGCAGCTGAGGATCCACCCTCCATATCCTCAGAGTCTGATCTCTGGACCATGTGACCAGCTGGTAATCCTTGGAGCCtgaaccaacaacaacaacaacaacaacaacaacaacaacaacatgagaaaCAGCTTCCCAGCACAGACGAGATGAATCTGATCCTCAAACTAGAGACTTCACAGTGTGACTGTTCTGGAGCTTTCGGTCACATCACATGATCTTCTTCAGCTGATGAAGCTGCTCAGTTGAGatgaaatcaaacatgtttttgactTGAACAGTttaatattcatacatttatcattggattttaaatcttaatctttttctttaatgaCTTATTCAAATTCTCAGATTTTACACCAACAAGGACGAGAAGTTTTCACAAAATATGGAGTGGAAccgttagcctagcttagcacaaaaaCTGGTCACCTTCTTTCTGAGGCCGCCACCGGAACTCGAGCACCACATCGTCGTGTCCGACGAAGGCGTGGACGGGACTGTTGAGGTCGAGCGTGCTCCACAGTAACAGACTGTTCTCTCTCCTCAACTGAGGAACCATCACTGTGACCAGACCATTAGAGAACggctgagaacacacacacacacacacacacacacacacacacacacacacacacacacacacacacacaaatcaactataataataatttgttgcaGCCACACATGAAATAGCtaaaggtgaaacaatataccgCAGCAATAACTGGTGCAGGTTTGATACAGTGTAATCGCTCCAGGTGACGTACTGCAGCTTTGTatagatgctttcagacatgaactgaggtcctgacatgttcctgacatgttgctgacatgttcctcacatgttcctgacatgttgctgacatgttcctcacatgttcctcacatgttcctgacatgttctagaggttctgtctgtgagaacaaatgttctgagtcagtgtctctggacattttctgg
This genomic stretch from Hippoglossus hippoglossus isolate fHipHip1 chromosome 3, fHipHip1.pri, whole genome shotgun sequence harbors:
- the wdr59 gene encoding LOW QUALITY PROTEIN: GATOR complex protein WDR59 (The sequence of the model RefSeq protein was modified relative to this genomic sequence to represent the inferred CDS: deleted 1 base in 1 codon) yields the protein MAARWSSENVVVEFRDAQATAMSVDCLGSHAVLSGRRFLYMVNLEAPSEAPRKIGRQSKWDVGTVQWNPHKSESHVFAASSNQRVDLYSWREGCGEVHTSLQGHTRVISDLDWSWFEPEFLVTSSVDTYIYIWDTRDTRKPTVALSAVAGASQVKWNRRTRTCLLSSHDGDVRIWDRRKPNTAAEYLAAHLSKIHGLDWHPDNEFILATSSQDNSVRFWDYRQPRKYLNILPCQVPVWKARYTPFSNGLVTVMVPQLRRENSLLLWSTLDLNSPVHAFVGHDDVVLEFRWRPQKEGSKDYQLVTWSRDQTLRIWRVDPQLQRLCVSDVVEDQMEDMSLTVESEKSLSSQEPESQHSIAAAAGNLQDLGRLSGSGARQDSVLGSGLPQTLQQEFSLVNLQIRNVNVEMDAVNCSCVVSAHFGSHQVHLVVKFPAQYPNNAAPTFQFVSPTTIPSAMRTKIQKILTDTSLQKVKRNQNCLEPCVRQLVSCLESDMTQEDGPASGPFVLSNPVTPALQAFPRVTNTYGSYQVTDGLLASKRLNKEDKLIMEDSTN